The Streptomyces sp. JB150 genomic interval CGAGCAGCACGGCGCCGTCTCCGCCGCCGGCCTGGCCACCGGCGGACTGCACCCGGTCTTCGCCGTCTACGCCACCTTCCTCAACCGCGCCTTCGACCAGGTGCTGATGGACGTGGCCCTGCACAAGTGCGGCGTCACCTTCGTGCTGGACCGCGCGGGCATCACCGGCACCGACGGCGCCTCCCACAACGGCATGTGGGACATGTCGATCCTCCAGGTCGTCCCGGGCCTCAGGCTCGCCGCGCCGCGCGACGCCGACCAGGTCCGCGCCCAGCTCCGCGAGGCCGTCGAGGTCACGGACGCGCCGACCGTGGTCCGCTTCTCCAAGGGCGCCGTCGGCCCCGCCGTACCGGCCGTCGGCAAGGTCGGCGGCATGGACGTGCTGCGCGAGCCCGGCACCGACCGCCCGGACGTGCTCCTGGTCTCCGTCGGCGCGCTCGCGCCGATGTGCCTGGAGGTCGCGAGCCTGCTCGACCGGCAGGGCATCTCCACCACCGTCGTCGACCCGCGCTGGGTCAAGCCGGTCGACGAGGCCCTGGCCCCGCTCGCCGATCGGCACCGGGTCGTCGTCACCGTCGAGGACAACTCCCGCGTCGGCGGCGTCGGCTCCGCGATCGCCCAGGCGCTGCGCGACGCGGGCGTCGACGTCCCGCTGCGCGACTTCGGCATCCCGCCGCGCTTCCTCGACCACGCCTCGCGCGCCGAGGTGATGGCGGAGATCGGCCTGACCGCCCCGGACATCGCCCGCCAGGTCACCGGTCTGGTGTCCAAGCTGGACGGCAGGTACGAGCGGGCCGCGGCCGACGAGATCGAGGCCGCCCGCGACTGACACCGCACCGCGCACCGCCGAACGGGCCGATTCCGCCACTGCCAAGAGTGGTGAAACCGGCCCGTTCGCGTGATACTGCACGCGTCGGGACATACGTACCACGCCCCCTCTCGATCATGTCGAGGACGACAAGCGTGGGAGGTACCCCCGTGAGCAGCACCCTCTTCCGGACGAAGAAGGTCGAACAGTCCATCCTCGACACCGAGGAGCCGGAGCACGCACTCAAGAAATCCCTGTCGGCCCTGGACCTGACGGTCTTCGGTGTCGGTGTCATCATCGGTACCGGCATCTTCGTGCTGACCGGCACGGTCGCCAAGAACAACGCCGGCCCCGCCGTGGCCCTGGCGTTCGTCGCGGCCGGCGTCGCCTGCGCGCTCGCCGCGCTCTGCTACGCCGAGTTCGCCTCCACGGTCCCGGTCGCCGGGTCCGCCTACACCTTCTCGTACGCCTCCCTCGGCGAGCTGCCCGCCTGGATCATCGGCTGGGACCTCGTCCTGGAGTTCGCGCTCGGCACGGCGGTGGTGGCCGTCGGCTGGTCCGGCTACATGCAGTCGCTGATGGCGAACGCCGGCTGGGAGATGCCCGCGGCGCTCGGCAGCCGGGAGGGCGCCGACGGCTTCGGCTTCGACATCCTCGCCGCGGTGCTGGTGCTGCTGCTCACCGCCATCCTCGTGGTCGGCGTCAAGCTGTCGGCGCGGGTCACCTCGATCGTCGTCGCCATCAAGGTGACCGTCGTCCTCGTCGTGATCATCGCGGGCGCCTTCTTCATCAAGGGCTCCAACTACGACCCGTTCGTCCCGGAGGCGCAGCCGGTGCCCGCCGGGGACAGCCTGCAGTCGCCGCTGATCCAGCTCATGTTCGGCTGGGCGCCCTCCAACTTCGGCGTGATGGGCATCTTCACCGCCGCCTCCGTCGTGTTCTTCGCCTTCATCGGCTTCGACGTGGTGGCGACCGCCGCCGAGGAGACCCGCAACCCGCAGCGCGACATGCCGCGCGGCATCCTCGGCTCCCTGGCCATCTGCACCGCGCTGTACGTCGCCGTGTCCATCGTCGTCACCGGTATGCAGCACTACAGCCGGCTGTCCGTGGACGCCCCGCTCGCCGACGCCTTCAAGGCCACCGGGCACCCCTGGTACGCGGGCTTCATCAGCTTCGGCGCGGCCGTCGGCCTGACCACGGTCTGCATGATCCTGCTGCTCGGCCAGACCCGCGTGTTCTTCGCGATGAGCCGGGACGGACTGCTGCCCCGCTTCTTCTCCCGCGTCCACCCCAAGTTCCGCACCCCGCACCGCCCGACCATCCTGCTCGGCGTGGTCATCGCGATCCTCGCCGGCTTCACCCCGCTCACCGAACTGGCGGCCCTGGTCAACATCGGCACCCTGTTCGCCTTCGTGGTGGTGGCCATCGGCGTGATCATCCTCCGCCGCACCCGGCCCGACCTGCACCGCTCCTTCCGCACCCCGTGGGTACCGGTGGTCCCGATCCTGTCCGTGGGCGCCTCGCTGTGGCTGATGCTGAACCTGCCCGCCGAGACCTGGGTGCGCTTCGGCATCTGGATGGCGGCCGGCTTCGTCCTGTACTTCCTCTACGGCCGCACCCACAGCCGGCTCGGCCGGCACCAGGAGACCACGGTGCAGGACGTCACCGAGGGCCACCCCCGCGAGGACCGCTAGCCGGACTCCCGTCACGGCGCGTCACCGAGCCGCTGGCCCTTCGGCCCCGTATGTCCCGCTTCGGCGGGAAGTGCGGGGCCGGATAGCGTACGGCGCATGCCCGCCCAGGTCCTCGCCCCCGCCCCCGCCGTCACCCCGCCGCGCGCGGGCCGCGGCTACTGGCGGCGGCTGCTGCCCGCGCTCGCGGTGCTCGCCTGCCTCACCCGCGTGCCCTCCTTCACCCGGCCGCTGTGGAACCCCGACGAGGGCTATCTCGCGGTCCAGGCGCGGATACTCGCCCACGGCGGACAGCTGTACGAAACGGTCGTCGACCGCAAGCCCCCGCTCGTGCCCTGGCTGTACGAGGCGGCCTTCGCGGTGACCGGCTCCGGATCGCTCACCTCTGTCCGGGTGCTCGCGGTCCTCGCCCAGCTCCTCACCGCCGCCCTGCTGGCCGCACTGGCCCGCCGCCGCTGGGGCGACCGCGCCGGCCGCACCGCCGGAGTGCTCTACCTGCTGGTGTCCGTCGGACTCAACCCCGAGGACGCGCAGGCCGCCGGCTTCGAGGTGTTCATACTGCCGGGCACCGCCGCCGCCATGTGGTGCGCCGACCGGCGCCGCTGGACGGCGGCCGGCGTGGCCGTCGGCTGCGCCGTCCTCGCGAAGCAGACCGGCGGCGCGGTGCTGCTCCCCGTCCTCTGGCTGTGCGTCACCTCGGGCGCCGCCCGCACCGCGGCACCCCGCCTGGCCGCCGGTGCGGCCCTGCCCGTCCTCGGCGCCGCCCTGCTCACCGACCCGGCCGGATTCCTCTTCTGGACGGTCACCGGCTCCACCGCCTATGCCGCCTTCTCCGGCTCCCCGCTGCACGCCCTGACCCGCGCCCTCGGCAACGCGGGCCTCCTCGCGGCGGCCTGTGCGGGCCTGCTCGCCGCCGTCGCGCGGGCCCCGCGCGCCGCCTCCGCCGACCTGTGGCTGTGGCTGGCCGCGTCGGCCGGCGCGGTGCTGACCGGCTTCCACTTCTTCGGCCACTACTACCTGCAACTCCTGCCCCCGCTCGCCCTGCTGGCCACCGCGGCGCTGCACACCGAGCCCTGGGCACGCCACCGGACCGCCGTCCTCGTCTCCGCCTGCGCCTGCGCCGTCTTCCTCACCTGGGGCCTGACCGCACCGCGCGCCGAACTCACCCACGCCCAGCGGGTCGCCGAGGCCGCCGCCCGCCGCACCGGCCCCCGCGACCCCGTGCTGATCTGGGGCATGCACCCGGAGACGTACTGGCTCGCCCGACGCGCCCCCGCCAGCCGCTATCTCACCGCCGGACTGCTCACCAACTACAGCGGCGGACGCGACGGCGCCCGCGTCGGCGAGCGGTACGCCGTCGACGGGGCCTGGCCGGTGTTCCGCCGCGAGATGACGGCCCGCGCGCCCGCCCTGATCGTCGACGACTCCCGCGGCAAGCCTTACGCCCCCGCACATGTGCCCACCCTGCGCAGGCTGCTGACGGACCGGTACCGGGTGGTGGGCACGGTGGACGGGGCGGTGCTGTACGCACGGGTGTCCTGAGCGCCGGGACTGCCGTACCGGCCGGTCGGGACCCACCGGGGCCGGGCTCGCTGCGCCGGGTGCAGCCACAGCGGGACCGCCGCGCGCCCGCGTCAACGGCGACGGGTCCGGGGCATCCCATAGGAGGAGCCGATCAACCGCCTTGCGGATATTTCACCTCGACGAAGCCCATCCCGGTGATCCCCTGCGTCGTTACGTCAGGTGACCGGACCAGACGGCCGGAAGTGCTCCAGCGAAAGGAAACCAAGAGAGATGTACGGCGCACGGCGTATCGCGGTGGTGGCTTCGATGGTGGGCCTGCTGATGGCGGTCCCCGCCGGACTGGCCACGGCCCATGCCGGTGACGGTGACGGAGGGGCCGGCGGTGTGCTGTCCAACCTGTCGGGCCGCAACTCGTCCGGCCACGCCAACCTCTGCGGCACGGGCAAGCTGGCGCTGCTGAAGGAGCGCACCTGCGTGGCCGAGGACAACGGCACGGGCGGCGGCGACCAGGTGGGCCCCAGCGGCGGCATCCTGTCCAACCTCCTGTTCGCCCGCAACGCCTCGGGCCACAGCAACAACTGCGGCAACGAAACGGTCGCGGTGCTCACCCGCACCACCTGCGTCACCGTGGACAACTCCGGCCGCTGACGACCGCACCACGCCAACCCCCGACGCCGCGGCCCCGCGGGCAGGACGCCGCCCGCGGTGCCGCGGCCCCGCCGGTTCGCACCCCCTAGGCGGTGTCCGCAAAGTCGCGTCTGTCTCGCGACGCCTGGCACGCCCTCTCGCCGCACCGGGCGAACACCCGAGTACGACCAGTACGCGGGCGTCCGCCCGGCACGCCGAGAGCACGCACCAGACGCCGCGAGACCCGCCCTCAGGGCGGACGACGCGACTTTGCGGACACCCCCTAGCCGCGCACCGTGCGCGGCCCGGTGACCTCCGCCCCCAGGTCCGTCACCCGGCGGCGCAGTTCGCGGTCGGCCGTGACGACCAGGCAGGGGCGGTCGCCCGCCTCGGCGACCAGCTCCACCATGCGGTCGTCGCCGCTGCCGGGCGCCGCCTCGACGCGGACACCGGGCACCGATTCCACGCCGCGCGCCGCGCCCTCCACCACCAGCACGATCTCGGTGGGCTCCGGACGGCCCGGGATGCCGTCCGCCGCCAGCCGGTCCCGCAGCCGCCGTGCCGCCCCGAGCCGGTCCCGCCACCACCCGTCGGGCACCGACCCGACGACGTTCGCGGCGTCCACGATGACCAACAGCGGGGTACTCATGCCCCCAGGGTCGCACGGGCCCTCCCACGGGCCCAGCCCGGCCGGAAGTCGGCACCGGGCACCCGATTAGAGTGGGGCCGTGTCAACGGTCCGTACAGTGAACGGCGACTGGCTCATACGCGGCCGCGACGGCCGGCTCGGCGTCTACACCACGCGCGACGACTCCGTGTGGTGCCGGGCGGAGCGCCACCCGGGCGGCGACTGGCTGCCGTGGCGCAAGGTGGGCGGCGACCAGCGCCTGCATCCCGTCCTCGCCGTCGGCCGGGGCGCCGACCGCTACGCGCACCTGGTGGCCTGGCGGCCCACCACCGGCGACGAGGCCGGCCTGGTGCACTCCACCCACTTCCGCGCGCACCTCGCCGCCCTCGACTGGCTCCCCATCGGCCACCCGGACAAGAAGGGACCGCGCACCGGCCGGCCCGCGGTCGCCGTCGACGCCGACGGACGGGCGTACGTCTTCGTCGGCAACCGCGGCAAGGGCGTCCACACCGTCAACCAGAAGGTCCGCGGCGGCTGGAACGCGTGGCACGACCTGAAGGGCTCCAAGGTGCACGAGGAACTCGTCGCCGTCACCGGGGAGTCGGGTTTCGTCGAGCTGTACGGCACGAGCCCCGCCGGCATCGTGCGCTGGCTCCAGGAGGAGCCGGGCGCCCGTCCGGTGATGGCCGACCCGGTGCCGGTGCGCGTCGAGCCCGGCACCCTGGCCGCCCTGCCCACCTCCAAGGAACACACCACCCTCTTCTACGCCGACCCCGAGGGCATGCTGTACGCCTGGCGCCCGGACGGCGACCCGGCCGCCCTGCTCGCCGCCGCGGGGCC includes:
- a CDS encoding amino acid permease, with the protein product MSSTLFRTKKVEQSILDTEEPEHALKKSLSALDLTVFGVGVIIGTGIFVLTGTVAKNNAGPAVALAFVAAGVACALAALCYAEFASTVPVAGSAYTFSYASLGELPAWIIGWDLVLEFALGTAVVAVGWSGYMQSLMANAGWEMPAALGSREGADGFGFDILAAVLVLLLTAILVVGVKLSARVTSIVVAIKVTVVLVVIIAGAFFIKGSNYDPFVPEAQPVPAGDSLQSPLIQLMFGWAPSNFGVMGIFTAASVVFFAFIGFDVVATAAEETRNPQRDMPRGILGSLAICTALYVAVSIVVTGMQHYSRLSVDAPLADAFKATGHPWYAGFISFGAAVGLTTVCMILLLGQTRVFFAMSRDGLLPRFFSRVHPKFRTPHRPTILLGVVIAILAGFTPLTELAALVNIGTLFAFVVVAIGVIILRRTRPDLHRSFRTPWVPVVPILSVGASLWLMLNLPAETWVRFGIWMAAGFVLYFLYGRTHSRLGRHQETTVQDVTEGHPREDR
- a CDS encoding glycosyltransferase family 39 protein, translated to MPAQVLAPAPAVTPPRAGRGYWRRLLPALAVLACLTRVPSFTRPLWNPDEGYLAVQARILAHGGQLYETVVDRKPPLVPWLYEAAFAVTGSGSLTSVRVLAVLAQLLTAALLAALARRRWGDRAGRTAGVLYLLVSVGLNPEDAQAAGFEVFILPGTAAAMWCADRRRWTAAGVAVGCAVLAKQTGGAVLLPVLWLCVTSGAARTAAPRLAAGAALPVLGAALLTDPAGFLFWTVTGSTAYAAFSGSPLHALTRALGNAGLLAAACAGLLAAVARAPRAASADLWLWLAASAGAVLTGFHFFGHYYLQLLPPLALLATAALHTEPWARHRTAVLVSACACAVFLTWGLTAPRAELTHAQRVAEAAARRTGPRDPVLIWGMHPETYWLARRAPASRYLTAGLLTNYSGGRDGARVGERYAVDGAWPVFRREMTARAPALIVDDSRGKPYAPAHVPTLRRLLTDRYRVVGTVDGAVLYARVS
- a CDS encoding NYN domain-containing protein, translating into MSTPLLVIVDAANVVGSVPDGWWRDRLGAARRLRDRLAADGIPGRPEPTEIVLVVEGAARGVESVPGVRVEAAPGSGDDRMVELVAEAGDRPCLVVTADRELRRRVTDLGAEVTGPRTVRG